The DNA sequence CCGGGGTGGCGGGTGCCGCGCTCAACGCGTCCAGCAGGGCGCCGTGGTCGTGCCCGTCGAGCTCCACCACGGAGAACCCGAAGGCGGCCGCCTTCGCGGGAAGCGGCTCGAGGTCGTTGGTCTCCGCGATGGTCGCGCCCTGCTGCAGCCCGTTGCGGTCAACGATCAGCACCAGGTTGTCCAGTGCGTGGTGCGCGGCGGTCATCATCGCCTCCCAGTTGCTGCCCTCCTGCAGCTCACCGTCGCCGACCAGGACGAAGGTGCGACGTCGCGAGCCGTCGAGCTTCGCCGCGATCGCATGCCCGACCGCAATCGGCAGGCCATGCCCGAGCGGACCGGTGTTGGCTTCGACACCGGCGACCTTGGTGCGGTTGGGGTGGCCGTTCAGGGCCGACAGCGGCTGCAGGAAGGTGGCCAGTTCCGTCACCGGCAGAAAGCCCACCGCGGCCAGGGTGGTGTACAGCGCCCCTGCGACGTGGCCTTTGCTGAGGAAGAACCGGTCCCGTTCCGGGTCGCCCGGTCGGCCCGGGTCGACGTTGAGCACGGCCGCATACAGCGTGGCCAGGATGTCGATGGCCGAGAAGTCTCCCCCGATATGACCGGCCCCGGCATGGTGTACCAGCTTCAGGTCCTGGATCCGGATCTGCCGGGCCAGCTCGGCCAGGTGGGCGATCTGGCCCTCCCTGGTGGCCAGCGGGTCGACGCGCCCAAGCACCGGCATCGTGGCATGCTCGAGCAGCAGCGGAGTCATCGCGGTGACTCCAGTCCCGCCATCGACGTCAGCAGCGCGTCCTGGACCAGCCGGTGCGCCGCGAGCGCGTCGTGCCGGGACTGTGCCTCGGCCAGCGCGTCGTCGTCGATCACGTCCAGGGCTCGGTGGATCGCCTTGAGGAAGCGGATCGCCAGCCTCGCCGCCTCGACGCTGTCCTCACGGAACGGGAACTGGTCGAGCTGCCAGACGCCCTGCCAGCCGTTGCGTCGCAGCGTGTGGAAGAACTCGAACGTCTCGACCAGATGCACCGAACCGACCACCATGTCGTCATCCCAGCCGCGCATGTTGTCGTTCACATCGATCGCAAACAGCCGACCGTAGTCGATGGCGAGCTGGGCAGCGTCGGCCGGGGACTCCAGTCCGTACAGTGAGTGGCCGAAGTCGAGCAGGATGCCCAGGTTCGGCAGCCCGATCTTCTCGATACCCAGCAGAGTGCGCGCCGCCGACGGGAAGATGATCTTGACCCGCGGCTCGCGCGGCTTGTACTCGATCACGAAGTTGATCTCCGGATGGGCCGAGACGAGCTCCTTGAGACCATCCAGGGCGAGGTTCCACAGATCATGGTGATTGACCTGGAAGGGGTAGTCCCAGCCGTCCTGTCCGGTCCACAGCTTGACGTAGTCGCAGCCGAGCTGCTTGGCCACCGCGGTGGCCTCGTGCATCAGCTCCAGCGCCTGCTGACGGATTCTGGGGTCGGGGTTGGTGAAGGAACCCTTCATGAAGGTCCGGGTGTAGATCTCCGGGGTGATGGCGATGGCCCGCAGCCCGTTCCGGGCCAGCGCCGCGTTGACCTCCGCCAGCGTTCCGTCGAAACCGACGAACGGGTAGTTCAGGTCGACCACGGACAGGTCCCCGACGGCTCCGGCTCGGTCGATCTGCTCGAGCAGTCCCACCTCGGGCCCGTAGCCGTCGGTGGCGTAGCGGTCCTTGTAGGTGGCGAAGTGCCAGATGCCGGCACCGAACACAGGTAGCTCACTCATGATGTCCTCAATTCAAGGTGGTTGTGGTGGCGCGGCACGTCAGGAGGCATCGGGGTCGCGCGGCTCGCGCGCGAAACGTCTGATCTTGGCGAACATGTCCTCGAGCATGAAGCGCACGTCGACGGACTCGACCAGCCGGATCGGGTGCCCCGAACCGGGCAGGTAGCCGCCCTCCGCTCCGAACCGGGGGGCGGGCACCTCACGCGACACCGCTCCCCTGGGGTACAGCATCAGGGCGATCGCCGGAGAGTCGCCCAGCGACCGGGACTCGATCGGCTCACCGTGGTGGCGCGCGTTCCAGTCGACCAGCTGGGTGATGAGGTATCGGCCGAGTTCTCCGCAGCCGCCGATCCGCTCCTCCAGCTCGGCATAGCCGACTGAGCACATCGAGTAGACACTGCTCGGCACCTGCCAGAGGTCGATGCCGGAGTCGAACACGACATTGGCGGCGGCGATGTCGTTGGACAGGTTGAACTCGACCGTCGTCTGATAGCCGCCCGTGCCGTGCTCACGGCCACCGATCCAGATCACCGTGACGTTGCGGTTCACGATCTCCGGCTCGAGCAGGATGGCCGAGGCCATGTCAGTCAACGGTCCGAGGAAGCTGACGAACAGCGGGTCGTCGGCAGTGCTGGCCATCGCCTCGGTGATGATCAGACGTGCCCCAGGCGAGTCCCTCGGGGTCGACTCGTCGGCGAGAGGGACCGCTGCACCGTTCGCGACCGGCACCTGGCCCTCCATCCGGAGCAGCTTCACCAGCAGGTCGACCTCTTCCCGCGACTCCTCCATGCTCCGTTCTGAGCGACGGGTGCCGAAGTGCGCAGGAATGACCCCGCGGATGTCCAGTGAAGGAGAGAGCAGTCCATGCACGATGGCGAACTGGTCGTCCGCCTCATTCTTCGCGTCAGTGTTGATGATGACTCGACGTCGCTGCGGCATTGCGGCTCCAGAGCTGGTGTGAACGAGATTGCATTTCCATGCACACGTGAATAATCTGTCACTACTGCTTTGCCGTCAAGTCGTCGAGAACGACATGTGTTCTGAGCCCGTCGAACAACGTGTTCTGAGCCCGTCGAAGAACGTGTTCTGAGCCTGTCGAAGAACGTGTTCTGAGCCTGTCGAAGAACGTGTTCTGAGCCTGTCGAAGAACGTGTTCTGAGCCTGTCGAAGAACGTGTTCTGAGCCTGTCGAAGAACGCTGGCACACTGACCGAGAGGAGTTGAGTCCGCTGACCCAGATCTTGTCCATCGACCAGGGCACCACCAATTCCAAGGCGGTCCTGGTCGCCGATGACGGTACGGTCATCGCCCGGGGCACAGCCCCCGTCTCGCTGACGCTGCCGAGGCCAGGATGGGTGGAGCAGGACGCCGAGGAGATCTGGGCGAGCGTGCTGCAGGCCGTCGGACGCTGCCTCGCCGCCGGTGGGCGGGCCGCCGACGTCCGGGCGGTGGCGCTGTCCAACCAGCGCGAGTCGGTGCTGGCGTGGCGTCGCAGCGATGGCGCACCCCTTGGACCGGTGATCGGCTGGCAGGACCGGCGCACCACGGAGTGGTGCACCTCCATCTCGACCCCGGCGAATGCGACGCTGGTGCAGCAATCCACCGGGTTGCCGATCGACGCGATGTTCTCCGCGCCGAAGATCCGCTGGCTGCTGGAACTGGCCAAGCAGGCGGGGACGCCACTGGCCGACGTCTGCGTCGGGACGGTCGACTCCTGGCTGATCTGGAAGCTCACTGCGGCCGCCGAGCACCTGACCGAGGCGGGGAACGCGTCGCGCACCCTGCTCTACGACGTCCGCCGGCTCGGCTGGGACGACACCCTGCTCGACCTGTTCGACGTGCCGCGCTCCGTACTTCCGGAGGTGCGTGCCTCCAACGCCGGCTTCGGCCGCGTCTCGGGCGTTCCGGGGCTGCCGGACGGTCTGCCGGTGATCGCTGTGCTGGCGGACTCGCACGCCGCGCTGTATGGCCAGGGCTGCACCACCGTGGGCAGCGCCAAGGCCACCTACGGCACCGGCTCGTCGGTCATGACGCCGACCCAGAGCCTCCAGCTCGGGCAGTCGGCGGTGCCCTCGACGCTGGCCTGGGTCACGGATAGACCCACGTACGCGGTGGAGGGCAACATCCTGTCCTCGGGTGCCGCGCTGGCCTGGATGGCGAACATCCTGGGGCTGGGCGATGTCGCTGCCCTCGGCCCCCTCGCCGAGCAGGTCCACCACTCCGGCGGGGTCACCTTCGTGCCGGCCTTCTCCGGTCTCGGAGCCCCGCACTGGGACCGCTCGGCCGTCGCCCAGCTGACCGGCATGAGCCAGGCGACCCTTCCCGCGCACCTGGCCCGGGCGGCCCTGGAGGCGGTTGCGCATCAGGTGTGCGACGTGGTGGCGGCCATGGAACGCTCCGGCGACCTGCACATCGACGTATTGAGAGCCGACGGCGGCGCCACCCGTTCAGAGCTTCTGATGCAGATCCAGGCGGACCTGCTCGGCCGGCCGGTCGCGGTCTCCGACCTCGCGGAGGTATCGGCCATCGGGGCGGCCCTGCTGGCCTGGCACACCCTCGGAGTGGGGACGGCCGACCGGTCCGAGGAGCTGGGCCACCGGTTCACGCCCGCGCTGGACGCCGACGCGCGCGACCGGGCCCGGCAGTCCTGGGCCCGGGCTGTGGCCGGCTCGCGTGGCTGCCCCGATTCGCGATAGACAGGGCAGGTGTCCCCATCCAACCCCTCGCCCCTGCGGCAGCCGCTGGTCGACGGCCAGGTCCGGCTGATGACCAAGGTCGCGCACATGTACCACGAGCAGGGCATCCGTCAGGCCGAGATCGCGGCTGCGCTGCACATCTCCCAGGCGCGGGTGTCACGGCTGCTGAAGAAGGCCGGCGAGGTCGGCATCGTCCGGACGATCGTGGTCATGTCGCAGGGGGTGCATACCGACCTGGAGGAGGCGCTGGAGAAGAAGTACGGGCTGCTGGAGGCTGTGGTCGTCGACGTGGAGGGAGACGACGACCTGATCCTGCACGGTCTGGGATCTGCAGGTGCCACCTACCTGGAGACAACGCTGACGGGCGGCGAACGGGTCGGCATCTCGTCCTGGAGTGAGACCCTGCTCTCCATCGTGGACCGGATGCGGCCGTTCAAGACACCGGGCGCCGACTCGGTGATCCAGTTGGTCGGCGGTGTCGGGGTGTCGTCGGTCCAGAGCCAGGCGACCAAGCTGGTCACCCAGCTGGCCGCCTTGATCGGGGCCAACCCGACCTTCGTCCCCGCGCCCGGCCTGGTGGGCTCGCAGTCGATCCGGGACAGTCTGCTGAATGACCCCGCAATGGGCCAGGTGGCCCGGGAATGGGCCAACCTCACTGTTGCCCTGGTGGGGATCGGGAGTCTGCGGCCCTCACCGATGCTCAAGGACAGCGGCAACGCCATCGCCCAGGACGACCAGGAGGCGCTACTCAGGGCCGGCGCCGTGGGTGACGTCTGCACACGGTTCTTCACCGCCGACGGCAAGCTGCTGGAGAGTGACCTCGACTCGCGGATCGTGGGCATCTCCGCCGAGGACTTCCGCGCGATCCCCCGACGGATCGGCCTCGCCGGCGGAGAACGCAAACACCAGGCGATCCGGGCCGCTGTCACCGGTGGCTGGGTCAACGTCCTGGTCACCGACGTCGGCACTGCTCGGGCACTGACCCAGGACTGATCGCATGTCCGTCTCGGCTGACGACCTGCCCGAGCTGGTGCGCCGCAAGCTCGCCCACCAGGGGGTGGCCGGCCTGGTCTGGCTGGCGGCGCTGCCGGACGTGGTCTCCGAGCTGGAGCGCGCCTGGTCGATCACCGTCGGCCGGCCGATGCCCGGCGGCAGCACCTCCTTCGTCGCGGTCGCCCGGACCGACGACGGGTCACGCGCCGTGCTCAAGGTCGCCCTGCCTGGGCACAGCCTGGGGATGCAGGCCGACACCCTTCGACGCGCCGACGGACGAGGCTACGCCCGCCTGTTGGGGCATCAGCCCGCCCATGAGGCCATCCTCCTCGAGGGTCTCGGAACGTCGATGGACCGGCTCGATCTGTCACCCGAACGGATGATCGAACTGCTCTGCCAGACCCTCCGGCAGGCGTGGCAGGTCCCGGCCGCGGGCAAGAGCGCCCGTCCGGAGGAGGAGAAAGCCGCCGCCCTCGGCCGGTTCGTCCAGCAGGCCTGGGAGGAGCAGGACCATCCGTGTTCGGAACGGGTGATCGCCCTGGCGCTGGAGTATGCCGATCGCCGCGCGGCGGCGTTCTCCCTGGATCGCAGCGTGGTGGCCCATGGGGACCCGCATCCGGCCAACGCTCTCGCGGTCGGTTCGGCGAGGGAGGGCGCTGAGTCCGGGTTCGTCTTCGTCGATCCGGATGGCTTCCTCTGCGACCGTGGCTACGATCTCGGCGTGATCCTTCGCGACTGGCGGGACGACCTGGCCGCGGGCCACGCGCCGGTTGTCGCCCAGCACTACTGCCAGCTGTTGGCTCAGCACTCCGGTGTGTCGGCTGACGTGATCTGGGAGTGGGGCTTCCTGGAACGCGTGTCCACTGGCCTCTACGCCCGCGCCTTCGGAGCAGCTGATCTTGGCCAGAGCTATCTCGACAGTGCGGAATCCCTGCTGTGACTTCGCGCACCCTTGAGGTCGCGCCGGTCAACTTCGCGCACTTTGGTCGTACGTCACCCAGGTTTGACCTTGTGCGGAGGCCACGAAACTGTGCGAAGTGCCGACGATTGGCGTACTCAGGGCCGCCGAGGACCACCGACACCGCAGGTTAGGCTGACGATCATGATCGACATCACGCAGGCGCTGCCGCGGAGCGAACCGGAAGAACAGCACATCAGCTCGGCCGGGATCCTGAGCTTTCTCGACGGCCTCCAGGAGCAGGGCATCGAGCTGCACAGCCTGATGGTGCTGAGGCATGGGACCGTGGTCGCCGAGGGCTGGTGGCAGCCGTACCAGCCCGACGGCATCCACCTGCTCTACTCGCTCAGCAAGAGCTTCACGGCGACCGCGGCGGGGTTCGCGATCGCCGAGGGGCTGCTGTCGCTCGACGACAAGGTGCTGGCCTTCTTCCCCGACCAGGCACCCGCGGCACCCTCGGACTTCCAGCGGCGGCTGGAGCTCCGGCATCTGCTCAGCATGGCCACCGGCCATCGCGAGGACACCCTGGAGCGTGCCATCACCGTGGACCCGGAGGACTGGGTCAGGGGCTTCCTGTCGATCCAGCCGGAGGAGGAGCCGGGGTCGATCTTCGCCTACAACAACGGCGCCACCTTCATGGTGTCCGCGATCGTCCAGCAGGTCACCGGGCAGCGCGTGCTCAACTACCTGCGGCCCCGGCTGCTGCACCCGCTCGGGATCACCGACGCCTACTGGCAGCAGGATCCCCAGGGACGCAACATCGGCTACTCGGGGCTGCATCTGAGCACCGAATCCATCGCCCGCTTCGGCCAGCTCTTCCTCCAGGGCGGCCAGTGGCAGGGCGAACAGCTGCTGCCCGAAGGGTGGGCCGAGCTGGCCAGCACCATTCACGTGGCCAACGACCAGGAGGAGAACCCGGACTGGAGCCAGGGGTACGGCTTCCAGTTCTGGCGCGGCCGGCATGGCACCTATCGTGGTGACGGCGCGTACGGTCAGTTCAGTGTGGTGATGCCCGAGCAGGACGCGGTGCTGGCCACCACCTCTGCCACCGAGAACATGCAGGCCATCCTCGATCTCGCCTGGACCCGGCTGCTTCCGGCCATGCACGACTCGGCCCCGGCGGCACAGCCGGGTGCGGCCGCAGAGCTGGCTGAACGGCTCGCCAACCTGGCCATCGCGCCGGTCGACGCCGCCGACGATGCGGCTGCGAGCGCCTCGACAGCCACGGTGTGGCTGCCGTCACCCAGTCAGCAGCCGGTGAACGCCCCGCCCATCGAGCGGGTCACCGTCGAGGCGGTCGACGACGAGTTCCAACTGACGCTCGCCCTGGACGGAGCCGACTACGAGCTGCGGTGTCGGCCGGGCTGTTGGACGGAGAACAAGACCGGTCTCATCCCGATGCTGGGAGACGCGGCGGAGGCGAGTGGGGGCTGGACGGGTGCCGACACGTTCACTGCCGAGATCGCCTTCACCCGGACTCCCCACCGGTTGCAGGTGACCTGCCGGACCGGCGAGACGGGAGGAGTCTTCGAGCTCGGCTGGAACGCCATCCCGCTCGGCTCCGTTCGCTGACACCTCCCCTGCGTCCGGGCCCGCGCCCCGGTATCTGCGGTTGATGCTCGACGCTCTTCATGGTCAGGGCTTTCGAGAATGTCGGAGGTCTCGAGAATCCGGGAGGGCTTGTGGTCGTCGGGTCGCCGTCGGTGTTCCTGAGCTATCGGCGCGCCGAGAGCCAGCATCTGGCCGGCCGGCTGGCGGATCTGATCCAGGACCAGTTCCCCGGCACCACCGTCTTCCTGGACGTCGAGTCCATCGCGCCGGCCACCGACTTCGCCGCTGAGATCGAGCACGCCGTCGCCGGGTCAGCGGTGATGATCGCCGTTATCGGTCCCACCTGGGCGACGACGACCGACCAGACCGGTGTGCGGCGGATCATGGACCCCGGCGACTTCGTGGCCCAGGAGCTGCGGGCCGCCTCGGCCCGCGGCATCCCGGTGCTGCCGTTGCTCGACGTCGGCGCCAGGATGCCGACCCGGTCCGAGCTTCCGGGCGACCTGCAGGGCTTCAGCACCCGGCAGGCGATCCGGTTGCACCGCGATGTGCCCTTCGCCCATGACATGGCCCCGCTGTTGACGCTGCTGCATCAGCGGCTGGCCCAGCCTGGGCCCGCCGGGGCCGTGCCGCCACCCCGTCCCCGGTCCCAACCAGCCCGGCCTCGCTGGGTGGCCGCGCTGACCGTCGGGTTGGCCGTGCTGTTGGTCCTAGCGGGGCTCGGCTACGGCGCCTATCGGCTCGCCACCCCATTACTCCAGACCTACTCGTTGTCCGGCCGATGGCGGGCGGACACCACGCTGTCGGGCACGTCGATCGACTTATACCGGGTCGACCGACTCCGAAACGTCATCTCCCTCCAGCTGCTGCTGCGCAACCGCGGTTCCGACGCCTTCACCTTCGCCTTCCCGTACGGAACGGCCACCGTGGTCGACGACGCCAACCACAGTTATGACCCCGACCCGTTCCAGACCGACTGGCAAACATCCGTTCCGGCCGGCGCCAAACGCAATGTGACGCTCAGGCTGGATGGCACGTTGGAGGGAGACCCGCGTTCGCTTACGCTGCACCTCACCTACCAGTCCAGGTTCGAGGACCCGGGGACTCTGCGGTCGGCCGAGGTGGTCGGCATCCCTGTCCCTCAGCCCAGCTGAGGGCCGGTTGGACGCTCGATGATGCGCGACAGCACGATGTCGCTCACCGACTGCTCGATCCACGGAGCGCGGCGGATGCGTTCGATCGCGCGCTCGAGTTGGCGGACATCCGCCGCCACCATGTGCACGAGCGCGTCAGCGCTGCCGGACACGGTGCTGGCGCTGACAACCTCCGGCACCTCGGCCAGCACCCGCTGCAACGCCTCCGGCGAGACGTTGCCTCGGCAGTAGAGCTGGACGTACGCCTCGGTGCGCCATCCCAGAGCATCCGGGTCGATCACTACGGTGAACCCTCGGATCACGCCCCGGCGGGTCAGCGCGTCCACCCGCCTCTTCACCGCCGACGCCGACAACCCCACCTCGGAGCCGATCTGCGCATAGGTCGCGCGGGCGTTCCTCAGCAGGCAGCCGAGGATCGCCCGGTCGCTGTCGTCCATCGCCGTTATGCGCAACAGATTGTCGTCAGGGGCAGCATCCACGCAATATATCGGCATAACCCTCGCGCAGATGCGTATTGCTTGCGCAGTGCGGCCCTCGTAGCGTTCAGATACCGCTCGCGAGGTGGTGTTCGCCGACCCGAAGCAGAGGACCAGCCCATGACCGCCGTTTCCGAGCTCCCGCCACACACCCGCCAGCAGTCCTACCGTCAGCGCAGCTATCTGATGTGC is a window from the Microlunatus panaciterrae genome containing:
- a CDS encoding transketolase, which translates into the protein MTPLLLEHATMPVLGRVDPLATREGQIAHLAELARQIRIQDLKLVHHAGAGHIGGDFSAIDILATLYAAVLNVDPGRPGDPERDRFFLSKGHVAGALYTTLAAVGFLPVTELATFLQPLSALNGHPNRTKVAGVEANTGPLGHGLPIAVGHAIAAKLDGSRRRTFVLVGDGELQEGSNWEAMMTAAHHALDNLVLIVDRNGLQQGATIAETNDLEPLPAKAAAFGFSVVELDGHDHGALLDALSAAPATPGRPTCVIARTHKGHPISFMSDNVNWHHRVPKATEFELALAELNPTGLSRTGLAGFEEQP
- a CDS encoding TIM barrel protein, with product MSELPVFGAGIWHFATYKDRYATDGYGPEVGLLEQIDRAGAVGDLSVVDLNYPFVGFDGTLAEVNAALARNGLRAIAITPEIYTRTFMKGSFTNPDPRIRQQALELMHEATAVAKQLGCDYVKLWTGQDGWDYPFQVNHHDLWNLALDGLKELVSAHPEINFVIEYKPREPRVKIIFPSAARTLLGIEKIGLPNLGILLDFGHSLYGLESPADAAQLAIDYGRLFAIDVNDNMRGWDDDMVVGSVHLVETFEFFHTLRRNGWQGVWQLDQFPFREDSVEAARLAIRFLKAIHRALDVIDDDALAEAQSRHDALAAHRLVQDALLTSMAGLESPR
- a CDS encoding nucleoside hydrolase — its product is MPQRRRVIINTDAKNEADDQFAIVHGLLSPSLDIRGVIPAHFGTRRSERSMEESREEVDLLVKLLRMEGQVPVANGAAVPLADESTPRDSPGARLIITEAMASTADDPLFVSFLGPLTDMASAILLEPEIVNRNVTVIWIGGREHGTGGYQTTVEFNLSNDIAAANVVFDSGIDLWQVPSSVYSMCSVGYAELEERIGGCGELGRYLITQLVDWNARHHGEPIESRSLGDSPAIALMLYPRGAVSREVPAPRFGAEGGYLPGSGHPIRLVESVDVRFMLEDMFAKIRRFAREPRDPDAS
- a CDS encoding FGGY-family carbohydrate kinase, with protein sequence MSPLTQILSIDQGTTNSKAVLVADDGTVIARGTAPVSLTLPRPGWVEQDAEEIWASVLQAVGRCLAAGGRAADVRAVALSNQRESVLAWRRSDGAPLGPVIGWQDRRTTEWCTSISTPANATLVQQSTGLPIDAMFSAPKIRWLLELAKQAGTPLADVCVGTVDSWLIWKLTAAAEHLTEAGNASRTLLYDVRRLGWDDTLLDLFDVPRSVLPEVRASNAGFGRVSGVPGLPDGLPVIAVLADSHAALYGQGCTTVGSAKATYGTGSSVMTPTQSLQLGQSAVPSTLAWVTDRPTYAVEGNILSSGAALAWMANILGLGDVAALGPLAEQVHHSGGVTFVPAFSGLGAPHWDRSAVAQLTGMSQATLPAHLARAALEAVAHQVCDVVAAMERSGDLHIDVLRADGGATRSELLMQIQADLLGRPVAVSDLAEVSAIGAALLAWHTLGVGTADRSEELGHRFTPALDADARDRARQSWARAVAGSRGCPDSR
- a CDS encoding sugar-binding domain-containing protein, yielding MSPSNPSPLRQPLVDGQVRLMTKVAHMYHEQGIRQAEIAAALHISQARVSRLLKKAGEVGIVRTIVVMSQGVHTDLEEALEKKYGLLEAVVVDVEGDDDLILHGLGSAGATYLETTLTGGERVGISSWSETLLSIVDRMRPFKTPGADSVIQLVGGVGVSSVQSQATKLVTQLAALIGANPTFVPAPGLVGSQSIRDSLLNDPAMGQVAREWANLTVALVGIGSLRPSPMLKDSGNAIAQDDQEALLRAGAVGDVCTRFFTADGKLLESDLDSRIVGISAEDFRAIPRRIGLAGGERKHQAIRAAVTGGWVNVLVTDVGTARALTQD
- a CDS encoding aminoglycoside phosphotransferase family protein, giving the protein MSVSADDLPELVRRKLAHQGVAGLVWLAALPDVVSELERAWSITVGRPMPGGSTSFVAVARTDDGSRAVLKVALPGHSLGMQADTLRRADGRGYARLLGHQPAHEAILLEGLGTSMDRLDLSPERMIELLCQTLRQAWQVPAAGKSARPEEEKAAALGRFVQQAWEEQDHPCSERVIALALEYADRRAAAFSLDRSVVAHGDPHPANALAVGSAREGAESGFVFVDPDGFLCDRGYDLGVILRDWRDDLAAGHAPVVAQHYCQLLAQHSGVSADVIWEWGFLERVSTGLYARAFGAADLGQSYLDSAESLL
- a CDS encoding serine hydrolase domain-containing protein, with the translated sequence MIDITQALPRSEPEEQHISSAGILSFLDGLQEQGIELHSLMVLRHGTVVAEGWWQPYQPDGIHLLYSLSKSFTATAAGFAIAEGLLSLDDKVLAFFPDQAPAAPSDFQRRLELRHLLSMATGHREDTLERAITVDPEDWVRGFLSIQPEEEPGSIFAYNNGATFMVSAIVQQVTGQRVLNYLRPRLLHPLGITDAYWQQDPQGRNIGYSGLHLSTESIARFGQLFLQGGQWQGEQLLPEGWAELASTIHVANDQEENPDWSQGYGFQFWRGRHGTYRGDGAYGQFSVVMPEQDAVLATTSATENMQAILDLAWTRLLPAMHDSAPAAQPGAAAELAERLANLAIAPVDAADDAAASASTATVWLPSPSQQPVNAPPIERVTVEAVDDEFQLTLALDGADYELRCRPGCWTENKTGLIPMLGDAAEASGGWTGADTFTAEIAFTRTPHRLQVTCRTGETGGVFELGWNAIPLGSVR
- a CDS encoding toll/interleukin-1 receptor domain-containing protein, which produces MVRAFENVGGLENPGGLVVVGSPSVFLSYRRAESQHLAGRLADLIQDQFPGTTVFLDVESIAPATDFAAEIEHAVAGSAVMIAVIGPTWATTTDQTGVRRIMDPGDFVAQELRAASARGIPVLPLLDVGARMPTRSELPGDLQGFSTRQAIRLHRDVPFAHDMAPLLTLLHQRLAQPGPAGAVPPPRPRSQPARPRWVAALTVGLAVLLVLAGLGYGAYRLATPLLQTYSLSGRWRADTTLSGTSIDLYRVDRLRNVISLQLLLRNRGSDAFTFAFPYGTATVVDDANHSYDPDPFQTDWQTSVPAGAKRNVTLRLDGTLEGDPRSLTLHLTYQSRFEDPGTLRSAEVVGIPVPQPS
- a CDS encoding Lrp/AsnC family transcriptional regulator, whose amino-acid sequence is MDDSDRAILGCLLRNARATYAQIGSEVGLSASAVKRRVDALTRRGVIRGFTVVIDPDALGWRTEAYVQLYCRGNVSPEALQRVLAEVPEVVSASTVSGSADALVHMVAADVRQLERAIERIRRAPWIEQSVSDIVLSRIIERPTGPQLG